One Dehalococcoidales bacterium DNA window includes the following coding sequences:
- a CDS encoding deoxyguanosinetriphosphate triphosphohydrolase, with the protein MPSWSQVRLRAEERELTLLSPYACKSRLSRGRDKPEELCDLRTEFQRDRDRIIHCKAFRRLKHKTQVFIAPTGDHYVTRLTHTLEVTQIARTIARALNLNEDLAEAIGLGHDLGHTPFGHTGEEVLNQLYKPGFRHNQQSLRVADILENDGNGLNLTWEVRDGILNHSKSMEEILGEGWGETGSLEADVVKLSDLVAYINHDVEDAIRAGMIVATDLPESSRKIMGNTHRERINNMITDIIMTSWSVTGQVDSPAPSIGMSPTMREAASELKDFLFTRVYKIRSMLDATEPARQIVANLFEHLCCHPELLPKDYPVICRGDTTRAVVDYIAGMTDQYASRLAEKLNL; encoded by the coding sequence ATGCCAAGCTGGAGCCAAGTCCGCCTTCGAGCAGAAGAAAGAGAACTGACACTCCTTTCGCCATACGCATGTAAAAGCAGGTTAAGCCGTGGCCGGGATAAGCCCGAAGAACTCTGTGATCTACGCACTGAATTCCAGCGCGACAGGGATCGCATTATCCATTGCAAGGCTTTCCGTAGGCTAAAACATAAAACCCAGGTATTTATTGCCCCAACGGGAGACCACTATGTTACGCGGCTAACTCACACACTCGAGGTGACTCAGATAGCTCGCACTATTGCAAGAGCTTTAAACCTTAACGAAGACCTGGCCGAGGCAATTGGGCTAGGTCATGATTTGGGGCATACACCTTTTGGCCACACCGGAGAAGAAGTATTGAACCAGCTTTATAAACCCGGATTCAGACATAACCAGCAGAGCCTAAGGGTAGCGGATATTCTTGAAAATGATGGAAATGGGTTGAACCTTACCTGGGAAGTTAGGGACGGTATTCTAAACCACTCCAAATCAATGGAAGAAATTTTGGGGGAAGGCTGGGGGGAAACCGGTTCCCTTGAAGCAGATGTGGTGAAACTGTCTGACCTGGTCGCTTATATCAATCACGACGTTGAGGATGCCATCCGCGCAGGCATGATAGTTGCCACCGATCTTCCGGAATCGTCAAGGAAAATCATGGGCAACACTCACCGTGAACGTATCAACAATATGATCACTGACATTATTATGACTTCCTGGTCGGTTACCGGCCAGGTTGATTCTCCGGCACCATCGATAGGCATGAGCCCTACAATGAGAGAAGCCGCTAGCGAATTGAAGGATTTTCTTTTTACCCGAGTATATAAAATTAGGTCTATGCTCGACGCAACGGAACCTGCCAGACAAATAGTTGCAAACCTGTTTGAACATCTTTGTTGCCATCCGGAACTACTGCCTAAAGATTATCCGGTAATCTGCCGAGGTGACACAACCAGAGCTGTTGTGGATTACATTGCCGGCATGACAGATCAATATGCTTCCCGGCTGGCAGAAAAGCTCAACCTTTAA